The DNA segment CCATATCGCCGTATGCTTTCGCAAGTAGTCAACGTCTCCGAGTAATACCGGTTGTCATTTCCGTGTATCGACAGAATCTCTGGACGGCTGAGAGCCGCCCGCATTGCCTCAGGATTGCGCGTGGACCGCGGACCACTGGGGCCAAAGCGCGCGGAACATGGTCATAAACGCGGCAACCGCGGCCTTTGCGCCTTTCTCGTTGGGATGACTGTCGCCGGTCAGTCCTAAACGGTATTCGGCTTTCAGAAACCCCTTGTCATCGGCCAGCGTGCTGAACAAGTCGAAGACGTAGAAATTGTCCCGGCCGGTCTCACGCTGGTAGGCCGGCTGGAACTCGTTGACCAGCCAGTCGTTGAACGCCCGCGCCCGAGCCGCCATCTCGGCGGTCGTCGCTTCGGGCACGCGAGGCGGAGCCGTCATGTAAACGAAAAGCTTGCCCGGATGCGCAGCCATCAACGGTCGTATGTGATTGAACGTTGCCTTGTAGTTGGCGATGGTCTGCTCGACACCGTACGGATCGCCCGGCGGGGTCCCGTCTCCGACGATATCGCTGTTGGGGTAGCAGGGTTTGAACAGCACGATGTCGTTGGTTGTCCCGTCCTTGTGATAGCGATTGCCGGCGGAACTGAATTCGAGGATATCCTGCATGCTGCTGTCGAACTTGCCAGCCCAATGGCAGATGTCGGTGTGTTCGCCGATCTCGTCGCCGTAGGTTGCGCTCTTCACGAGAACCCCCATGGCCAGAAGCTCGTTGCGCAGGCCGCCTTCGTTAAGTAGGCGCCGCCCCACCGAGTGATGCAGGTAGACCATGCGGGCACCGTCATGCTTGTCCA comes from the Candidatus Zixiibacteriota bacterium genome and includes:
- a CDS encoding SGNH/GDSL hydrolase family protein; its protein translation is MNTALVVLLVLSLIGNAVGAYVVYKYMNLRTWFAEGQAKQADCAAANRGLTASVNELTAELDKHDGARMVYLHHSVGRRLLNEGGLRNELLAMGVLVKSATYGDEIGEHTDICHWAGKFDSSMQDILEFSSAGNRYHKDGTTNDIVLFKPCYPNSDIVGDGTPPGDPYGVEQTIANYKATFNHIRPLMAAHPGKLFVYMTAPPRVPEATTAEMAARARAFNDWLVNEFQPAYQRETGRDNFYVFDLFSTLADDKGFLKAEYRLGLTGDSHPNEKGAKAAVAAFMTMFRALWPQWSAVHAQS